One window of the Bos mutus isolate GX-2022 chromosome X, NWIPB_WYAK_1.1, whole genome shotgun sequence genome contains the following:
- the ERCC6L gene encoding DNA excision repair protein ERCC-6-like isoform X2, producing MSRIQKIQEALEELAEHGDDEFIDVCNSGLLLYQELHNQLYEYQKEGIAFLYSLYRDGRRGGILADDMGLGKTVQIIAFLSGMFDASLVNHVLLIMPTSLISIWLREFVKWTPGMRVKTFHGPSKDERTRNLCRIQQRNGVIITTYQMLINNWQQLSSLNGQEFLWDYVILDEAHKIKSSSTKSAICARAIPASNRILLTGTPIQNNLQELWSLFDFACQGSLLGTLRTFKMEYENPITRAREKDATPGEKALGFKISENLMAIIKPYFLRRTKEEVQKKKSSNPEVQLSEKSPDVGAICEMPSLSRKNDLIIWIRLVPLQEEIYRKFVSLDHIKELLMETRSPLAELGVLKKLCDHPRLLSARACGLLNLGAAKFSVQDEIEGEDSSDVDHIDQISDDTLMEESGKMLFLMDLLKKLRDEGHQTLVFSQSRRILNIIERLLKNRHFKILRIDGTITHLVEREKRISLFQQNKDYSVFLLTTQVGGVGLTLTAASRVVIFDPSWNPATDAQAVDRVYRIGQKENVVVYRLITCGTVEEKIYRRQVFKDSLIRQTTGDKKNPFRYFSKQELRELFTIEDFQNSATQLQLQSLHAAQRRSDKNLDEHIAFLHSLRIAGISDHDLMYTRDLSVKEELDVIEDSHYIQQRVQKAQFLVESESQNTELLMERQKMGNEGIWLREPVYQTKKKRPKVNKPQPQPSSHLPIYHTQEEISSLMASVIIDDLPKEDEKDLSRIKLNDTIPQDGRHPCIITLNDDFVTTLPKGCGDVEEIFPDSLSGMALQKEASQEGFMQESEQESPLASFNYLPSKSARVDLGPNLDQLEDDEVLHHCNPSPANPKTKEYQRPESNVSVIKIADDDLTAAHSALQDAQANEAKLEEEPLASSGQYACDFNLFLEDSADNGQNLSSQFLEHVEKENSLCGSAANSRAESVHSKACLSVDLSEEDDEPEEVVNVKLRRKARRIDSDNEDEHTFKDTSSTNPFNTSPFPFLSVKQFDASTPKNDISLPERFFSPKISDSINKSVNSRRSLASRRSLINVVLDHVEDMEERLDNSSEAKVVEDYLEEGAEESGDEAPEHTKEDPSRETLSSENKSSQLSTSKPGALAQETSPGDPEPLSDGQLVDSPQDEAMEAVNDYDTLVLHGKELKECGKIQEALDCLVKALDIKSSDPEVMLMTLSLYKQLNKT from the coding sequence ATGAGCAGAATCCAAAAAATACAGGAAGCCTTGGAGGAGTTGGCAGAACATGGAGATGATGAATTCATAGATGTGTGCAACTCTGGCCTGCTGCTTTATCAAGAACTGCATAACCAACTATATGAGTACCAGAAGGAAGGTATAGCTTTCCTGTACAGCCTGTATAGGGATGGAAGGAGAGGTGGCATTCTGGCAGATGATATGGGGTTAGGAAAGACTGTTCAAATCATTGCTTTCCTTTCTGGTATGTTTGATGCTTCACTTGTGAACCATGTGCTGCTGATCATGCCAACCAGTCTCATCAGCATATGGCTAAGAGAATTTGTCAAGTGGACTCCAGGAATGAGAGTCAAAACTTTTCATGGTCCTAGCAAGGATGAACGTACCAGAAACCTCTGTCGGATTCAGCAAAGGAATGGTGTCATTATCACCACATACCAAATGTTAATCAATAATTGGCAGCAGCTTTCCAGCTTGAATGGCCAAGAGTTTTTGTGGGACTATGTCATCCTTGATGaagcacataaaataaaaagctcgTCTACCAAGTCAGCAATATGTGCTCGTGCAATCCCTGCCAGTAATCGCATCCTCCTCACAGGAACCCCAATCCAGAATAATTTACAAGAACTATGGTCCCTATTTGATTTTGCTTGTCAAGGGTCCCTGCTAGGAACactaagaacttttaaaatggaGTATGAAAATCCTATTACTAGAGCAAGAGAGAAGGATGCTACCCCAGGGGAAAAAGCTTTGggatttaaaatatctgaaaacttaATGGCAATCATAAAGCCCTATTTTCTCAGGAGGACTAAAGAAGAGGTACAGAAGAAAAAGTCAAGCAACCCAGAGGTCCAGCTTAGTGAAAAGAGTCCAGATGTTGGTGCCATATGTGAAATGCCTTCCCTTTCCAGGaaaaatgatttaattatttGGATACGTCTTGTACCTTTACAAGAAGAAATATACAGGAAATTTGTGTCTCTAGATCATATCAAGGAGTTGTTAATGGAGACACGCTCACctttggctgagctgggtgtcTTAAAGAAGCTCTGTGATCATCCTAGGCTGCTATCTGCACGAGCTTGTGGTTTGCTGAATCTAGGAGCTGCCAAATTCTCTGTTCAGGATGAAATTGAAGGGGAAGATTCCTCAGATGTGGACCATATTGATCAAATAAGTGATGATACACTGATGGAAGAATCTGGAAAGATGTTATTTCTAATGGACCTGCTTAAGAAACTGCGAGATGAAGGGCATCAAACTCTGGTGTTTTCCCAGTCAAGACGAATTCTAAACATCATTGAACGTCTCTTAAAGAATAGGCACTTTAAGATATTGCGAATTGATGGAACAATTACTCATCTTGTGGAACGAGAAAAAAGAATTAGTTTATTCCAGCAAAATAAAGATTACTCTGTTTTTCTGCTTACCACTCAAGTAGGTGGTGTTGGCTTAACACTAACGGCAGCAAGCAGAGTGGTCATCTTTGACCCTAGCTGGAATCCTGCAACTGATGCTCAAGCCGTGGATAGGGTTTACCGAATTggacagaaagaaaatgttgTAGTTTATAGGCTTATCACTTGTGGAACTGTAGAGGAAAAAATATACCGAAGACAGGTTTTCAAGGACTCATTAATAAGACAAACTACTGGTGATAAGAAGAACCCTTTCCGATATTTTAGTAAACAAGAATTGAGAGAGCTCTTTACAATTGAGGATTTTCAGAACTCTGCAACCCAGCTGCAGCTTCAGTCTTTGCATGCTGCTCAGAGGAGATCTGATAAGAACCTAGATGAACATATTGCCTTCCTGCACTCTTTGAGGATAGCTGGAATCTCAGACCATGATTTGATGTACACGCGTGACCTGTCTGTTAAAGAAGAGCTTGATGTGATCGAAGACTCTCACTATATTCAACAAAGGGTTCAGAAAGCTCAATTCCTTGTTGAATCCGAGTCTCAAAATACAGAGCTCTTAATGGAAAGACAAAAAATGGGGAATGAGGGCATCTGGCTGAGAGAACCTGTATATCAAACAAAGAAGAAACGTCCCAAAGTAAATAAACCACAGCCTCAGCCTTCATCTCATCTACCTATTTATCACACCCAGGAAGAAATCAGTTCTCTAATGGCCAGCGTAATCATTGATGATCTGCCCAAAGAGGATGAGAAAGATCTCTCCAGGATAAAGCTGAATGATACCATCCCACAAGATGGTAGGCACCCATGTATAATTACACTTAATGATGACTTTGTCACTACTTTACCCAAAGGGTGTGGAGATGTAGAAGAGATTTTCCCTGACTCTTTATCAGGGATGGCTCTACAAAAAGAGGCATCACAAGAGGGGTTTATGCAGGAGTCAGAGCAAGAGAGCCCTCTGgcaagttttaattatttacctAGCAAGTCAGCCAGAGTTGATCTTGGACCAAATCTAGATCAACTAGAGGATGATGAGGTTTTACATCATTGCAATCCCTCGCCTGCTAATCCCAAAACAAAGGAATATCAAAGGCCAGAATCGAATGTATCTGTTATTAAAATAGCTGATGATGACTTAACAGCAGCCCACAGTGCACTGCAGGATGCTCAAGCGAATGAGGCCAAATTGGAAGAGGAACCTTTAGCCTCTTCAGGACAGTATGCATGTGATTTCAATCTTTTCTTGGAAGACTCTGCAGACAATGGACAAAATCTTTCCAGTCAGTTTTTGGagcatgtggagaaagaaaatagCTTGTGTGGCTCTGCAGCTAATTCCAGAGCAGAGTCAGTGCATAGCAAAGCATGTCTCAGTGTGGATCTTTCTGAGGAAGATGATGAGCCAGAAGAAGTAGTTAATGTGAAACTCAGAAGAAAAGCCAGACGAATTGATTCAGATAATGAAGATGAACATACTTTTAAAGATACTTCAAGCACAAACCCATTCAACACATCTCCCTTCCcatttttatctgtaaaacagtTTGATGCCTCAACTCCCAAAAATGACATCAGTCTACCTGAAAGGTTCTTTTCACCTAAAATATCTGACAGTATAAATAAGTCTGTAAACTCTAGAAGATCCCTGGCTTCTAGGAGGTCTCTTATTAATGTGGTTTTAGACCACGTGGAAGATATGGAGGAAAGACTTGACAATAGCAGTGAAGCAAAGGTTGTTGAAGATTATCTGGAGGAAGGAGCAGAGGAAAGTGGTGACGAAGCCCCAGAGCATACAAAAGAAGATCCTTCCAGAGAAACACTGTCTTCAGAAAATAAATCCAGTCAGTTAAGTACATCTAAGCCTGGTGCTCTGGCTCAGGAGACCTCTCCAGGTGACCCTGAGCCTTTGTCTGATGGACAGTTGGTTGACTCTCCCCAGGATGAGGCAATGGAGGCTGTGAATGACTATGACACTCTTGTCTTGCATGGAAAAGAACTGAAAGAGTGTGGAAAAATACAGGAGGCCTTAGACTGCTTGGTTAAAGCACTTGACATAAAAAGCTCAGATCCTGAAGTCATGCTCATGACTTTAAGTTTGTATAAACAACTTAATAAAACTTGA
- the ERCC6L gene encoding DNA excision repair protein ERCC-6-like isoform X1, whose product MEVSRGFAEAGALSPEQAASYLRYVKEAKEATKNGDLEQALKLFNLAKDIFPNEKVMSRIQKIQEALEELAEHGDDEFIDVCNSGLLLYQELHNQLYEYQKEGIAFLYSLYRDGRRGGILADDMGLGKTVQIIAFLSGMFDASLVNHVLLIMPTSLISIWLREFVKWTPGMRVKTFHGPSKDERTRNLCRIQQRNGVIITTYQMLINNWQQLSSLNGQEFLWDYVILDEAHKIKSSSTKSAICARAIPASNRILLTGTPIQNNLQELWSLFDFACQGSLLGTLRTFKMEYENPITRAREKDATPGEKALGFKISENLMAIIKPYFLRRTKEEVQKKKSSNPEVQLSEKSPDVGAICEMPSLSRKNDLIIWIRLVPLQEEIYRKFVSLDHIKELLMETRSPLAELGVLKKLCDHPRLLSARACGLLNLGAAKFSVQDEIEGEDSSDVDHIDQISDDTLMEESGKMLFLMDLLKKLRDEGHQTLVFSQSRRILNIIERLLKNRHFKILRIDGTITHLVEREKRISLFQQNKDYSVFLLTTQVGGVGLTLTAASRVVIFDPSWNPATDAQAVDRVYRIGQKENVVVYRLITCGTVEEKIYRRQVFKDSLIRQTTGDKKNPFRYFSKQELRELFTIEDFQNSATQLQLQSLHAAQRRSDKNLDEHIAFLHSLRIAGISDHDLMYTRDLSVKEELDVIEDSHYIQQRVQKAQFLVESESQNTELLMERQKMGNEGIWLREPVYQTKKKRPKVNKPQPQPSSHLPIYHTQEEISSLMASVIIDDLPKEDEKDLSRIKLNDTIPQDGRHPCIITLNDDFVTTLPKGCGDVEEIFPDSLSGMALQKEASQEGFMQESEQESPLASFNYLPSKSARVDLGPNLDQLEDDEVLHHCNPSPANPKTKEYQRPESNVSVIKIADDDLTAAHSALQDAQANEAKLEEEPLASSGQYACDFNLFLEDSADNGQNLSSQFLEHVEKENSLCGSAANSRAESVHSKACLSVDLSEEDDEPEEVVNVKLRRKARRIDSDNEDEHTFKDTSSTNPFNTSPFPFLSVKQFDASTPKNDISLPERFFSPKISDSINKSVNSRRSLASRRSLINVVLDHVEDMEERLDNSSEAKVVEDYLEEGAEESGDEAPEHTKEDPSRETLSSENKSSQLSTSKPGALAQETSPGDPEPLSDGQLVDSPQDEAMEAVNDYDTLVLHGKELKECGKIQEALDCLVKALDIKSSDPEVMLMTLSLYKQLNKT is encoded by the coding sequence ATACGTGAAGGAGGCCAAAGAAGCAACTAAGAATGGAGATCTGGAACAAGCACTTAAACTTTTCAACTTGGCAAAGGACATTTTTCCTAACGAAAAGGTGATGAGCAGAATCCAAAAAATACAGGAAGCCTTGGAGGAGTTGGCAGAACATGGAGATGATGAATTCATAGATGTGTGCAACTCTGGCCTGCTGCTTTATCAAGAACTGCATAACCAACTATATGAGTACCAGAAGGAAGGTATAGCTTTCCTGTACAGCCTGTATAGGGATGGAAGGAGAGGTGGCATTCTGGCAGATGATATGGGGTTAGGAAAGACTGTTCAAATCATTGCTTTCCTTTCTGGTATGTTTGATGCTTCACTTGTGAACCATGTGCTGCTGATCATGCCAACCAGTCTCATCAGCATATGGCTAAGAGAATTTGTCAAGTGGACTCCAGGAATGAGAGTCAAAACTTTTCATGGTCCTAGCAAGGATGAACGTACCAGAAACCTCTGTCGGATTCAGCAAAGGAATGGTGTCATTATCACCACATACCAAATGTTAATCAATAATTGGCAGCAGCTTTCCAGCTTGAATGGCCAAGAGTTTTTGTGGGACTATGTCATCCTTGATGaagcacataaaataaaaagctcgTCTACCAAGTCAGCAATATGTGCTCGTGCAATCCCTGCCAGTAATCGCATCCTCCTCACAGGAACCCCAATCCAGAATAATTTACAAGAACTATGGTCCCTATTTGATTTTGCTTGTCAAGGGTCCCTGCTAGGAACactaagaacttttaaaatggaGTATGAAAATCCTATTACTAGAGCAAGAGAGAAGGATGCTACCCCAGGGGAAAAAGCTTTGggatttaaaatatctgaaaacttaATGGCAATCATAAAGCCCTATTTTCTCAGGAGGACTAAAGAAGAGGTACAGAAGAAAAAGTCAAGCAACCCAGAGGTCCAGCTTAGTGAAAAGAGTCCAGATGTTGGTGCCATATGTGAAATGCCTTCCCTTTCCAGGaaaaatgatttaattatttGGATACGTCTTGTACCTTTACAAGAAGAAATATACAGGAAATTTGTGTCTCTAGATCATATCAAGGAGTTGTTAATGGAGACACGCTCACctttggctgagctgggtgtcTTAAAGAAGCTCTGTGATCATCCTAGGCTGCTATCTGCACGAGCTTGTGGTTTGCTGAATCTAGGAGCTGCCAAATTCTCTGTTCAGGATGAAATTGAAGGGGAAGATTCCTCAGATGTGGACCATATTGATCAAATAAGTGATGATACACTGATGGAAGAATCTGGAAAGATGTTATTTCTAATGGACCTGCTTAAGAAACTGCGAGATGAAGGGCATCAAACTCTGGTGTTTTCCCAGTCAAGACGAATTCTAAACATCATTGAACGTCTCTTAAAGAATAGGCACTTTAAGATATTGCGAATTGATGGAACAATTACTCATCTTGTGGAACGAGAAAAAAGAATTAGTTTATTCCAGCAAAATAAAGATTACTCTGTTTTTCTGCTTACCACTCAAGTAGGTGGTGTTGGCTTAACACTAACGGCAGCAAGCAGAGTGGTCATCTTTGACCCTAGCTGGAATCCTGCAACTGATGCTCAAGCCGTGGATAGGGTTTACCGAATTggacagaaagaaaatgttgTAGTTTATAGGCTTATCACTTGTGGAACTGTAGAGGAAAAAATATACCGAAGACAGGTTTTCAAGGACTCATTAATAAGACAAACTACTGGTGATAAGAAGAACCCTTTCCGATATTTTAGTAAACAAGAATTGAGAGAGCTCTTTACAATTGAGGATTTTCAGAACTCTGCAACCCAGCTGCAGCTTCAGTCTTTGCATGCTGCTCAGAGGAGATCTGATAAGAACCTAGATGAACATATTGCCTTCCTGCACTCTTTGAGGATAGCTGGAATCTCAGACCATGATTTGATGTACACGCGTGACCTGTCTGTTAAAGAAGAGCTTGATGTGATCGAAGACTCTCACTATATTCAACAAAGGGTTCAGAAAGCTCAATTCCTTGTTGAATCCGAGTCTCAAAATACAGAGCTCTTAATGGAAAGACAAAAAATGGGGAATGAGGGCATCTGGCTGAGAGAACCTGTATATCAAACAAAGAAGAAACGTCCCAAAGTAAATAAACCACAGCCTCAGCCTTCATCTCATCTACCTATTTATCACACCCAGGAAGAAATCAGTTCTCTAATGGCCAGCGTAATCATTGATGATCTGCCCAAAGAGGATGAGAAAGATCTCTCCAGGATAAAGCTGAATGATACCATCCCACAAGATGGTAGGCACCCATGTATAATTACACTTAATGATGACTTTGTCACTACTTTACCCAAAGGGTGTGGAGATGTAGAAGAGATTTTCCCTGACTCTTTATCAGGGATGGCTCTACAAAAAGAGGCATCACAAGAGGGGTTTATGCAGGAGTCAGAGCAAGAGAGCCCTCTGgcaagttttaattatttacctAGCAAGTCAGCCAGAGTTGATCTTGGACCAAATCTAGATCAACTAGAGGATGATGAGGTTTTACATCATTGCAATCCCTCGCCTGCTAATCCCAAAACAAAGGAATATCAAAGGCCAGAATCGAATGTATCTGTTATTAAAATAGCTGATGATGACTTAACAGCAGCCCACAGTGCACTGCAGGATGCTCAAGCGAATGAGGCCAAATTGGAAGAGGAACCTTTAGCCTCTTCAGGACAGTATGCATGTGATTTCAATCTTTTCTTGGAAGACTCTGCAGACAATGGACAAAATCTTTCCAGTCAGTTTTTGGagcatgtggagaaagaaaatagCTTGTGTGGCTCTGCAGCTAATTCCAGAGCAGAGTCAGTGCATAGCAAAGCATGTCTCAGTGTGGATCTTTCTGAGGAAGATGATGAGCCAGAAGAAGTAGTTAATGTGAAACTCAGAAGAAAAGCCAGACGAATTGATTCAGATAATGAAGATGAACATACTTTTAAAGATACTTCAAGCACAAACCCATTCAACACATCTCCCTTCCcatttttatctgtaaaacagtTTGATGCCTCAACTCCCAAAAATGACATCAGTCTACCTGAAAGGTTCTTTTCACCTAAAATATCTGACAGTATAAATAAGTCTGTAAACTCTAGAAGATCCCTGGCTTCTAGGAGGTCTCTTATTAATGTGGTTTTAGACCACGTGGAAGATATGGAGGAAAGACTTGACAATAGCAGTGAAGCAAAGGTTGTTGAAGATTATCTGGAGGAAGGAGCAGAGGAAAGTGGTGACGAAGCCCCAGAGCATACAAAAGAAGATCCTTCCAGAGAAACACTGTCTTCAGAAAATAAATCCAGTCAGTTAAGTACATCTAAGCCTGGTGCTCTGGCTCAGGAGACCTCTCCAGGTGACCCTGAGCCTTTGTCTGATGGACAGTTGGTTGACTCTCCCCAGGATGAGGCAATGGAGGCTGTGAATGACTATGACACTCTTGTCTTGCATGGAAAAGAACTGAAAGAGTGTGGAAAAATACAGGAGGCCTTAGACTGCTTGGTTAAAGCACTTGACATAAAAAGCTCAGATCCTGAAGTCATGCTCATGACTTTAAGTTTGTATAAACAACTTAATAAAACTTGA